The following are from one region of the Roseobacter fucihabitans genome:
- a CDS encoding NAD(P)-dependent oxidoreductase, with protein sequence MKLVLTGAAGRLGSYLREPLAAMCDALISTDIVKDIGTLYPGETYIRADLADMAQIAPVLEGADMVIHFGAIVDEKPFEELLGPNFVGSYNIWEAGYKAGVKRIVYASSIHAVGMHLKTDGIGVDAEHRPDTFYGLAKCFTEDLGRMYWDKRGMESVHLRILSCAQVNNARALGTWLSYDDLIQLVTRAIDTPSVGFTIAYGVSNNDRAPVNNAKASFLGYRPKDNAEYLAAQVLAEAPPVDVTDPGEICLGGPFAKVDLGQSGMAHLNVIDDRKET encoded by the coding sequence ATGAAACTGGTTTTGACAGGGGCCGCGGGCCGGTTGGGCTCTTATTTGCGCGAACCGCTTGCGGCGATGTGTGATGCGTTGATCAGTACAGATATCGTCAAAGACATCGGCACGCTCTATCCCGGCGAGACCTATATCCGCGCCGATCTGGCCGATATGGCGCAAATCGCACCGGTGCTGGAAGGCGCGGATATGGTGATCCACTTCGGGGCCATCGTGGATGAAAAGCCGTTTGAGGAACTGCTCGGGCCCAATTTCGTCGGCTCCTATAATATATGGGAGGCCGGATATAAGGCGGGCGTGAAACGAATTGTTTATGCCTCCTCCATCCATGCGGTGGGCATGCATCTGAAAACCGATGGTATTGGCGTGGATGCCGAACATCGCCCCGATACGTTTTACGGCCTGGCAAAATGTTTCACCGAAGATCTGGGCCGCATGTATTGGGACAAACGCGGGATGGAATCGGTGCATCTGCGCATCCTCTCCTGTGCGCAGGTCAATAACGCCCGTGCGCTGGGAACCTGGCTCAGCTACGACGACCTGATCCAATTGGTCACCCGCGCGATTGACACGCCATCCGTTGGGTTCACCATCGCCTACGGCGTGTCAAACAATGACCGCGCGCCGGTGAATAACGCCAAGGCCTCCTTTCTCGGCTACCGCCCCAAGGATAACGCCGAATACCTCGCCGCGCAGGTCCTCGCAGAGGCCCCCCCGGTCGATGTCACCGACCCCGGCGAAATTTGTCTTGGTGGACCCTTCGCCAAGGTCGATCTGGGGCAAAGCGGCATGGCCCATCTGAATGTGATCGATGACCGCAAAGAAACCTGA